The stretch of DNA aaaaaccctacaagTTTCTACTACACAACTTTGGTACTGTTACAAACTACCAGTCATCATGCTCTCAATTAGTATCTATAGGAACAGCAGAGATGCCCAAGTGCCCTCTCTATCTGAGAGGAGGGGCCCCTTCAGTATGTAACAGGAATCCCAGCAGTGGTACCCCTCACAATCTGATGCTTATTTTCAAAACTGCAGATAGGAGAGAAGCAGTCTTTTACCCAACAACTTCTTAAATGAataacacatttaaaggggtattccattttttttaaattttaagtaTTGTGCTCCTGATGCCACATTAtgcacccccccccgccccaggaACAGCATTACTCTGCACCATATATTGTCTCAAGTCTGTAACAGGATCCTGTGCGGCTCAAGACAACAGCCCCCTGATGAGGCGTAAGGCCTATCTGTACGTCCGGCCATGCCTGGGTTGAACGCGCCTCTCAGGTGGTCTCAGCACAATTCTCTGATAGTGAGGATGCATTCAATGCTGGCATGTGGAAATTTACAGATGGCCACGCATGTCATTATGGGGCTGGCTTGGCAGGCAAGACAAGAAGAAAccaagccccctgtgatcagctgttgcCTCATGCCACAAAGGAAGATGGGAAAGGCTCGAGACAACAGTTATATATAGTGCAGAGGAATGCTGAACCtgggggagggggcatgaaaATCCAAAAATGGAACGATCCACCCTTGACAAGTAACACAAGTAAATGTACAAAATACATAACTTGGCATCAAGGGCACAATACTtataagtaaaaaaagaaaaaccttagAATACCCccttaggatagggtcacacacagcccatCAGCAACGAATTTCATGATGCAAATGCACCACCAACAGTCACAGAGCAATGGCAGAGCGAGGTCCCTGCTATGACTGGGTAGCTCTGGTAGTAGGGAATCCGCACTGCTGTCGCTCTGTGAGTGCCGGCGGTGCACCCGTAGCGTGAAATGTGCTGTGGATGAGTTGTGTGTGGGACCCTACAAAAGGCTCCAGTTTGAGCTCCAGTTTGTAACTttaggggggaagggaggggttATGTAGCGCCCCAGTTAAAAatgatatattatttttattttgtggatctataagataacaattttacatagtttttgtattattttactacttttgaaaaagtcaaactattttaagtcatttttttttaaacaaaataagttaCCTATAACTTCTTCATTTTTCTGTCCATGCAGCTGTTTAGACAACTTTTTTAATTTCTACTCactttttatgtgaattttttttataactatttttattctatttaaatttttttctcggTTGTAACGTCATCAAAAATCCGCAATTTTGGATTGTTTTGcatttcaccatacaggatcaataatattatattttaatagtttggacaattttgCATGTGCAAATAtgttgttttaataaaaaaaatgggaaaagggggtgattaaaatttttattaggggaggggcttttacattttatttgcactttttaagtccccatagaggactattataagcaattcttagattgctaatactaaaAAAATGCTATGCAATTACAGACTAAGTACAATTAAAGTTACAATTACAGACTATAGTTACAGACTAAGGCAGACTCTTGTAGCAGATCTATGAGTAGCCAGCACGGAGATGCATAGGGGGGCTCTAGCTGGCATGGAAACCAATCGGAGAGCTGACAGGCACTGCTCCATCAGCGTGATTGCTGATGTTGGTCATTCACTATTCATAGCAGCCATCACTTACACTCTATGAAATAAGTGCAGCTTAAGCACTCGCTTCATAGATTTACTGTACCATGAGACGTGTATGTTGCTGTGCATCAAGGCCAAGGCAGCagagccgtaaatgtacgtcacatGTCCCCTAAAGGTTAAATATGATGAAATAAGATCAAAAGTAGCCCAAAAACAATCCTGAAATTGATGTGAACATTTATATAACCTATGAAAGTGTCCCATGATGAGTTAGTCAATTTTATCGACTGTTTCCCAGGTTGTCCAAAACTGTAACTGTTTCGCCTAAAACCTTAAATATGCAGCAATACAGTGTTTATTTTTGTCATGCGGCCTAAAAGCAGCCAATAAACCATCCAATAATATTTCTATCATTTGCATTAAACCCTGAGCAGATGCTTGGATTCAATCGAGACATTAGACCTTCTTTTAATTAttgacctctttttttttttttttttttttaattattgttaAACTCAGATTTACCCCTTTGCCTTTTACTGTTAACTGCTCAGTCTGTAATGTTTACATGCAACAAAAGTATCTGCAGATATAAACTACCTAATTTATAATTGATGTAAATGGGTATTATTATGTCAATTAAGCAGCTGTGTCCTCCACCTTCTCAGTAAACAGAAATGTGTTAGAAACGGAGTTTGCGGCTCCGTCGCTTGATGCAGAttcaaaaacataaataaattacCTAGCAAAACCAGGCTGTCCAACCGTTCTCTGGTGATATGGATGTCATAGTCTGGTCCCTTCTTTTGACCTGTTGACTGCAGCAAATGGTCAATTTCGTCACGCACTGCTGCAAGTGCTTCTGGGTGCCTCACGAGGTAGTACAAGGCCCAGAATGTTGCCGGAATGGTGTTCCCCACAGAGGCCCAAAGGAAGGCGAAATGATGTGCTGCGAGGAAATAAGTGAAAAGGAAGATTAATAGCATTTATTACACTGATTAGATTTGCAGTGTGCTAATTAAAAGATGTTAGGACACAGACCCAGCCAAGGATCAGTGAATGCTAATGAGGACCAATAGGCTTCTGAAGTCTAATTTTCTGCTTAATGAGAATAGTTTAAAATGTAATGTcagtgggagggggaggggggatgtagtAAGGGGAGTATATGCTGCGCAGTTATAATCTCTTTCTCATTATCACCATTAAGTATCTTCTTGTTTTACCacctcagcaaaaaaaaaagaaaaaaaagaaaaaatcaattACTATATACGGTTGTTTGAGAGTAAAACATTTTATCATTAGCCAattaaaaaaagcataaaaatttTCAAGGTCGCAAAGTCATTTTTTCATTTCAAATGTCTACTGTAAATCCTTTTGTCTAGTATACATTGTAGCAATACCCTCTTTACCTGCTTTGTCATGGGCCCGCAGCACGTCGTATTGTTCCAGAATTTCTTTCCGGGCCTGGATAACTTCGGCCTGGTCATGCCACTTGTCCATAATTTTCGGCATGAAAAAATTTATCAGTTCCTCGCGAATATTCTTGGTATCTCCTAGCAACGCGATCGGTATGTTTATAACAAGATAGGGGAACTTGGCATCAAACTTTGTAAATTTTTCTCTCATTTCACTAATAACTTTACGACCATCTGCAACAGGATCTCTTCCATAGAGTGTCATAAAACTGGCTTCGAACATGATAGAGCAGCAAAACTGGTACATTTTTTCTGTTTTCCAATCTGTTGCTTGTGAGAATTTCCATTTGAATACATGTTGGAGATTTATCATCATGCTGTCAGTAAGTTTGTCCAAAGGCTTACCCTGCatgattttatatattttgtgcaTATTATCACTGAGCTGTGGGAACTTTGCTTCTGACAGGCGTGGGTAGTCGAATGTCCTTGATGCCATTTCATTGGAAAACTCATGGAAGTCAAGCTTCTTGCCATGTCTAATGACATACTGGAACTGGGTTGGATCCATGATAAATGTAATATATCTGCCTATGTGAGAGAAAACAGATCACTGGCGTCAGTTTCCTGACATTATTATCTAAATGAATAACAAATACACTAAATAACAGAATGCCAAAAAATTACAATTTCATTCAGCAAAAGGATTTGTAAAAAATAGTTGCCAGCCTTTTAATATCCTTTCTAGAGACACTGCCCAGTGCCAGCTATAAAGTGCACTATAATGTGTTGGGAAACCATGCCTCATGACATAATGGATGACAATATGGCGATGGGGTtttgtaaatataaaataaaaatagaaaaactcTTGTACTGTATAACTGAGAGCAATATGTCCCAAAGTGTCCATGTATTAGTACAAGAATTAGCACCCGACAAAATTACCATGTAAGAAAACCAGTGCCCATATTACACTCAACATACATTCCTAACAAAATTTATGTAATTGAATAGTCATGATCAAAATAGCATAAATTGAGCAACCCAGGGTTGTAAagtaatataaaagaacattaaaTGTAGATTACATGTAATAAAAACTGTCTACAATGTGTGGCAGGGGGGCAAGGTTAAAATAATTTCTTACAAAAAAGAATACACAAATCTGTCTAAAGTATTTGAAAAAGTTTTTGAAAACAGGTTTCATgggagttaattttttttttttttttttaaacaaactggGACCAgggtaaaacaaagaaaaaaatctaCTTACCCATACCTCCTATTTTGCTGCCAGGATTGCTGTGATGATGTAATGTACATTCTTTATATGACGCTGCAACCACTCATGCAGGGAGAGGCCACTAAGGCCAGTGATGCCATGTCAGATGAACAAAGTACCAGACAGTATAACAGCATTTCTGTCAGTGTACATGCTGCCTTCTAGATCTAAacctaagctgagacttcctgttctgtacagattatttcccagtaatgcctttcttctcagCACAGAGTACAGTGAAATgtgacacctgtggagagataacactggatccaccaacattcattcacagcagagatcagcatctCCTTCCCTGTGAAT from Hyla sarda isolate aHylSar1 chromosome 5, aHylSar1.hap1, whole genome shotgun sequence encodes:
- the LOC130274118 gene encoding cytochrome P450 7B1 isoform X1; this encodes MTYDFQFIIGFSLCVSILLSFMLKRRRKGREPPLNNGWIPFIGLAYQFSKDPLKFLISQQEKHGDIFTVYLAGRYITFIMDPTQFQYVIRHGKKLDFHEFSNEMASRTFDYPRLSEAKFPQLSDNMHKIYKIMQGKPLDKLTDSMMINLQHVFKWKFSQATDWKTEKMYQFCCSIMFEASFMTLYGRDPVADGRKVISEMREKFTKFDAKFPYLVINIPIALLGDTKNIREELINFFMPKIMDKWHDQAEVIQARKEILEQYDVLRAHDKAAHHFAFLWASVGNTIPATFWALYYLVRHPEALAAVRDEIDHLLQSTGQKKGPDYDIHITRERLDSLVLLGSAINESLRLCSASMNIRVVQEDFLLELEDGQSVSLRKGDFVALYPPALHRDPEVFEDPEEYKYDRFVEDGKEKTAFYKKGKKLKAFLMPFGSGSTICPGRFFAVNEIKQFLAVLLTYVDMELVDYKTLGQDNSRSGLGILLPNSDVSFRFKPRKYDY
- the LOC130274118 gene encoding cytochrome P450 7B1 isoform X3 encodes the protein MDPTQFQYVIRHGKKLDFHEFSNEMASRTFDYPRLSEAKFPQLSDNMHKIYKIMQGKPLDKLTDSMMINLQHVFKWKFSQATDWKTEKMYQFCCSIMFEASFMTLYGRDPVADGRKVISEMREKFTKFDAKFPYLVINIPIALLGDTKNIREELINFFMPKIMDKWHDQAEVIQARKEILEQYDVLRAHDKAAHHFAFLWASVGNTIPATFWALYYLVRHPEALAAVRDEIDHLLQSTGQKKGPDYDIHITRERLDSLVLLGSAINESLRLCSASMNIRVVQEDFLLELEDGQSVSLRKGDFVALYPPALHRDPEVFEDPEEYKYDRFVEDGKEKTAFYKKGKKLKAFLMPFGSGSTICPGRFFAVNEIKQFLAVLLTYVDMELVDYKTLGQDNSRSGLGILLPNSDVSFRFKPRKYDY
- the LOC130274118 gene encoding cytochrome P450 7B1 isoform X2, which translates into the protein MPTCSIVRRSLKHLAPQSCSLRKGREPPLNNGWIPFIGLAYQFSKDPLKFLISQQEKHGDIFTVYLAGRYITFIMDPTQFQYVIRHGKKLDFHEFSNEMASRTFDYPRLSEAKFPQLSDNMHKIYKIMQGKPLDKLTDSMMINLQHVFKWKFSQATDWKTEKMYQFCCSIMFEASFMTLYGRDPVADGRKVISEMREKFTKFDAKFPYLVINIPIALLGDTKNIREELINFFMPKIMDKWHDQAEVIQARKEILEQYDVLRAHDKAAHHFAFLWASVGNTIPATFWALYYLVRHPEALAAVRDEIDHLLQSTGQKKGPDYDIHITRERLDSLVLLGSAINESLRLCSASMNIRVVQEDFLLELEDGQSVSLRKGDFVALYPPALHRDPEVFEDPEEYKYDRFVEDGKEKTAFYKKGKKLKAFLMPFGSGSTICPGRFFAVNEIKQFLAVLLTYVDMELVDYKTLGQDNSRSGLGILLPNSDVSFRFKPRKYDY